A stretch of Corynebacterium timonense DNA encodes these proteins:
- the nagB gene encoding glucosamine-6-phosphate deaminase: MDVLIRPTAEVARAAADIITHYIQQGATLGLATGSTPTPTYRELIRRHHEEGLSFAACRAFLLDEYYGLPRDHEQSYYATIRRELTSHIDIDDALVDSPDGTNSDYVAAAADYEERIAQAGGIDVQLLGVGTNGHVAFNEPGSSLASRTRLTSLHPQTVTDNARFFDSADDVPRHVLTQGLGTILEAGHLVLLATGSTKADAVRRLVEGPVTASCPASILQLHPRATVIVDEEAAAQLDNAEYYRFLDESAPEL; encoded by the coding sequence ATGGACGTACTGATCCGCCCCACAGCCGAGGTGGCGCGCGCCGCCGCCGACATCATCACCCACTACATTCAGCAGGGGGCCACCCTGGGCCTCGCCACCGGCTCCACCCCCACCCCGACCTACCGCGAGCTCATCCGCCGCCACCACGAGGAAGGGCTGAGCTTCGCCGCGTGCAGGGCGTTCCTGCTCGACGAATACTACGGCCTGCCCCGCGACCACGAGCAGTCCTACTACGCCACGATCCGCCGCGAGCTGACCTCACACATCGACATCGATGACGCCCTCGTGGACTCCCCCGACGGAACGAACTCTGACTACGTCGCGGCTGCCGCGGACTACGAGGAGCGTATCGCGCAGGCGGGCGGCATCGACGTTCAACTGCTTGGTGTGGGCACGAACGGGCACGTTGCCTTCAACGAGCCCGGCAGCTCTCTTGCCTCGCGCACCCGCCTGACCTCGCTTCACCCACAGACGGTCACAGACAACGCGCGCTTCTTCGACTCCGCCGACGACGTCCCCCGGCACGTGCTCACGCAGGGACTCGGGACGATCCTCGAGGCGGGGCACCTCGTCCTGCTAGCCACGGGGAGCACCAAAGCGGACGCGGTGCGGCGCCTCGTCGAAGGGCCCGTGACGGCGTCCTGCCCGGCCAGCATCCTGCAGCTCCACCCGCGCGCCACCGTCATCGTCGACGAGGAGGCGGCTGCCCAGCTGGACAACGCCGAGTACTACAGGTTCCTCGACGAGAGTGCGCCGGAACTGTAG
- the miaA gene encoding tRNA (adenosine(37)-N6)-dimethylallyltransferase MiaA produces the protein MIAPIAVVGPTASGKSDLGIALARELGGEIVNVDSMQLYRGMDIGTAKLAPEERGGIPHHLLDIWPVTHTASVAEYQARAVETVGAIAARGSVPILVGGSMLYVQSLIDAWSFPPTDPAVRARWEARLADIGVDALHAHLATVDPQAAAVIEDKDPRRTVRALEVIELTGKPFQASQPPKDQPPRWGTRILGLRTEPEWLNPRIERRAELMFSRGLVEEVEGLIGVGLTADSTAGRAIGYAQVLAMLRGEISRTEALEQTVLGTRRYVRRQRSWFNRDGRITWLPAAEPDLVGRALESLA, from the coding sequence GTGATCGCCCCCATCGCCGTCGTCGGCCCCACAGCCTCCGGCAAGTCGGACCTGGGCATTGCGTTGGCGCGCGAGCTCGGCGGGGAGATCGTCAACGTCGACTCCATGCAGCTGTACCGGGGCATGGACATCGGTACAGCGAAGCTCGCCCCCGAGGAGCGCGGCGGCATCCCGCACCACCTCCTCGACATCTGGCCCGTCACGCACACGGCGTCGGTCGCCGAGTACCAGGCCCGCGCGGTCGAGACGGTCGGGGCCATCGCCGCGCGCGGTTCGGTCCCCATCCTCGTCGGCGGCTCGATGCTCTACGTGCAGTCGCTGATCGACGCCTGGAGCTTCCCTCCCACCGACCCAGCCGTTCGCGCCCGCTGGGAGGCGCGGCTGGCGGACATCGGCGTCGACGCCCTCCACGCGCACCTCGCAACGGTCGACCCCCAGGCCGCCGCCGTCATCGAGGACAAGGACCCGCGCCGCACCGTTCGGGCGCTCGAGGTCATCGAGCTGACCGGCAAACCGTTCCAGGCGTCGCAGCCGCCGAAGGATCAGCCGCCGCGCTGGGGAACGCGCATCCTCGGGCTGCGCACCGAGCCCGAGTGGCTCAACCCCCGGATTGAGCGCCGCGCCGAGCTCATGTTCTCCCGCGGCCTGGTCGAAGAGGTCGAGGGGCTGATCGGCGTGGGGCTCACGGCGGATTCGACCGCCGGCCGGGCAATCGGTTACGCCCAGGTCCTCGCGATGTTGCGGGGGGAGATCTCGCGCACCGAAGCGCTCGAGCAGACGGTGTTGGGTACGCGCCGCTACGTGCGCCGCCAGCGGTCCTGGTTCAACCGGGACGGGCGCATCACGTGGCTGCCGGCGGCCGAGCCCGACCTCGTGGGGCGCGCGCTAGAATCGCTGGCGTGA
- a CDS encoding ROK family protein, whose amino-acid sequence MTASASLAVDIGGTKIAYGVVADDSPTVVLAEGKVASQPAGRTLAEQLDLAIARAAEALPLPVARVGVGSPGVVLPPEGQIVSAGPTVPGWAGTDIAAIVHRYLDVPVYAHNDVRIWAWGEHHLGVGTQFPGRVLYLALGTGVGGAIVDEGELLAGPTGTAGEFSELVAPDFRGLADRVENIASGPSLARYYDALSRPSAENHAEPIPWEDPAASRFTLRDVIAFAEEGDVLAQSIIEGNLAGLGRSIGGVVSAFDISAVVLGGGVCGIGPLVTEPIRRGIRAFALAPNRDVPVVTSTFGADAPLVCAAAFARSHHANCSTGKETS is encoded by the coding sequence ATGACGGCTTCAGCGAGTCTCGCAGTCGACATCGGGGGCACGAAGATTGCCTATGGGGTGGTCGCCGACGACTCCCCGACGGTGGTGCTGGCGGAGGGAAAGGTGGCTTCTCAGCCCGCAGGGCGCACGCTCGCGGAGCAGCTTGACCTCGCGATCGCGCGCGCCGCCGAGGCACTGCCGTTGCCCGTGGCGCGCGTCGGCGTCGGCTCGCCGGGGGTTGTCCTGCCGCCCGAGGGGCAGATTGTCTCAGCTGGGCCGACTGTCCCCGGCTGGGCGGGCACGGATATCGCCGCGATCGTGCACCGCTACCTCGACGTCCCCGTCTACGCCCACAACGATGTGCGTATCTGGGCGTGGGGCGAGCACCACCTCGGCGTGGGGACGCAGTTTCCCGGGCGCGTCCTGTACCTCGCGCTGGGCACCGGCGTCGGTGGCGCGATCGTCGACGAGGGAGAACTGCTGGCCGGGCCGACAGGGACAGCCGGAGAGTTCTCCGAGCTCGTGGCCCCAGACTTCCGCGGACTGGCTGATCGGGTGGAAAACATTGCGTCCGGCCCCTCCCTCGCGCGCTACTACGACGCGTTGAGCCGCCCGAGTGCTGAAAACCACGCGGAGCCCATTCCGTGGGAGGACCCCGCGGCCTCGCGTTTTACCCTGCGCGACGTCATCGCGTTCGCGGAGGAGGGCGACGTCCTCGCTCAATCGATCATCGAGGGCAACCTTGCCGGTTTGGGGCGCTCCATCGGCGGCGTCGTCTCCGCTTTCGACATCTCGGCAGTCGTCCTCGGCGGTGGTGTCTGTGGTATCGGGCCCCTAGTAACAGAGCCCATTCGCCGCGGAATTCGCGCTTTTGCCCTCGCTCCGAACCGCGACGTCCCCGTGGTTACCAGCACCTTCGGGGCGGACGCTCCGCTCGTCTGCGCCGCGGCGTTCGCCCGGTCCCACCACGCCAACTGCAGCACCGGAAAGGAGACCTCATGA
- a CDS encoding DUF349 domain-containing protein, whose product MTQTPKPGSTPKPSPAAMARRAAKPGKPGSVDEQRSTPSPVPAAAPPASDPTAFGRVAEDGTVYVTRGGVEREIGSWQAGTPEEGVAHYAQRFDDLATEVGLLESRLAAHPEDAAQLREQAQGLKDSLDTQAVIGDLDALEQRLNGVIDHSVEAAEHAKEAKAQRRARAIARKEELAAEAEDLAENSTEWKKAGDRIRAILDEWRTIRGIDRATDDVLWKRYSRARDAFNRRRGSHFAELDRNRAAARKTKEELVARAEALQDSTNWNDTARAFRDLMKEWKAAGRAPREVDDKLWEQFRAAQDHFFAARNAVNAERDREFEANAAAKDALIAEYDGLITPDKGLGAAKSKLRELQDKWDEIGFVPRSKVREYEDKIGALEKRVADAEESRWRASDPAAQDKVNQFQVKADDLTRQAEAAEAQGASAKAAELRASAAQWQEFADVAAKAVNS is encoded by the coding sequence ATGACTCAGACCCCGAAACCGGGTTCCACCCCGAAGCCCTCCCCGGCGGCGATGGCGCGACGCGCCGCGAAGCCGGGGAAACCGGGCTCGGTCGATGAGCAGCGCAGCACCCCGTCCCCGGTTCCCGCCGCGGCCCCGCCCGCCTCGGACCCAACGGCGTTCGGGCGCGTCGCGGAGGACGGCACCGTCTACGTCACCCGCGGCGGTGTGGAGCGAGAGATCGGCTCCTGGCAAGCGGGTACCCCGGAAGAGGGCGTGGCGCACTACGCCCAGCGCTTCGACGACCTCGCCACGGAGGTCGGTCTCCTCGAGTCCCGTCTGGCGGCGCACCCGGAGGACGCCGCCCAGTTGCGCGAACAAGCGCAGGGCCTCAAGGACTCGCTGGACACCCAGGCCGTCATCGGGGACCTCGACGCGCTCGAGCAGCGCCTGAACGGGGTCATCGACCATTCTGTCGAAGCAGCCGAGCACGCGAAAGAGGCTAAGGCGCAGCGCCGCGCCCGGGCGATCGCCCGCAAGGAAGAGCTCGCGGCGGAGGCGGAAGACCTCGCGGAAAACTCCACGGAATGGAAGAAGGCGGGCGACCGCATCCGTGCGATCCTTGACGAATGGCGCACCATCCGTGGCATCGACCGCGCGACTGACGACGTCCTGTGGAAGCGCTACTCCCGTGCCCGCGACGCCTTCAACCGCCGCCGCGGCTCCCACTTTGCCGAGCTGGACCGCAACCGCGCCGCGGCCCGCAAGACAAAGGAAGAGCTTGTCGCGCGCGCCGAGGCGCTGCAGGATTCCACCAACTGGAACGACACCGCCCGCGCCTTCCGCGACCTGATGAAGGAGTGGAAGGCCGCCGGCCGCGCCCCGCGCGAGGTGGACGACAAGCTGTGGGAGCAGTTCCGCGCCGCCCAAGACCACTTCTTCGCCGCGCGCAACGCCGTCAACGCCGAGCGCGACCGCGAGTTCGAGGCCAACGCCGCGGCGAAGGACGCGCTCATCGCGGAGTACGACGGCCTGATCACCCCCGACAAGGGCCTGGGCGCGGCGAAGTCGAAGCTGCGCGAGCTGCAAGACAAGTGGGACGAGATCGGCTTCGTCCCCCGCTCTAAAGTACGCGAGTACGAGGACAAGATCGGGGCGTTGGAAAAGCGTGTCGCCGACGCCGAAGAGTCTCGGTGGCGCGCCTCCGACCCGGCGGCACAGGACAAGGTCAACCAGTTCCAGGTAAAGGCCGACGACCTGACGCGCCAGGCCGAGGCCGCCGAAGCACAGGGGGCGAGCGCGAAGGCAGCGGAGCTGCGCGCCAGCGCCGCGCAGTGGCAGGAGTTCGCGGACGTGGCTGCAAAGGCGGTCAACAGCTAG
- a CDS encoding metallophosphoesterase family protein, protein MTADQPRDNNRRSLSRRAVLRGGGAAAAAAALAGFAQTASAQSSLSSQSSLSSLPGLGSQRGGAAQPAGFPLSFNADGRFRIVQFNDTQDDHLTDQRTIAFMEKVLDQETPDFALINGDVITGGPTTPEQVYQALNNVVMPMETRGIAWAITFGNHDEDSVEEAGTGVYERHMADFVRQYRHNLNPPAGERPYGHSDAQLLIAGSREKDVAKFAIWLLDSGNYLPEADPVQGNDDVPHYDYIRPAQIEWYLAASRDAEQRFGRKIPGLMYFHIPTYEHRDMWYGGPANHAEINHIKARDAFRIDGVKNEDVYYGAFNSGIYAAVRDRGDVLGIYCGHDHINTYAGDYFGVELGYCPGTGFAPYGLADGTRLQHTLRGARVFDLNEASDRVYESTRLVFAKDFGLDMRPAKMPIDAPAALPEYVTLPRA, encoded by the coding sequence ATGACCGCAGATCAACCACGCGACAACAACCGCCGATCCCTGTCGCGCCGCGCCGTGTTGCGCGGCGGCGGGGCGGCGGCAGCGGCCGCCGCCCTGGCGGGTTTCGCTCAGACCGCCTCGGCCCAATCGTCCCTGTCGTCCCAATCGTCGCTGTCGTCGCTGCCCGGGCTGGGCTCCCAGCGTGGGGGAGCAGCCCAGCCCGCCGGCTTCCCACTGTCGTTCAACGCCGACGGCCGGTTCCGAATCGTGCAGTTCAACGACACGCAAGACGATCACCTGACCGATCAGCGGACCATCGCGTTCATGGAAAAGGTGCTTGATCAGGAGACCCCGGATTTCGCGCTGATCAACGGTGACGTGATTACCGGCGGGCCGACGACCCCGGAGCAGGTGTACCAGGCACTCAACAACGTGGTGATGCCCATGGAGACCCGCGGCATCGCGTGGGCGATCACGTTCGGCAACCACGATGAGGACTCCGTGGAGGAGGCGGGAACGGGCGTGTACGAGCGCCACATGGCTGATTTTGTGCGCCAATACCGGCATAACCTCAACCCGCCGGCGGGCGAGCGTCCCTACGGGCACTCGGACGCGCAGCTGCTGATCGCCGGTTCGCGTGAGAAAGACGTCGCAAAGTTCGCGATCTGGCTCCTGGACTCCGGCAACTACCTGCCGGAAGCCGACCCCGTGCAGGGAAACGACGACGTGCCACACTACGACTACATCCGCCCGGCGCAGATCGAGTGGTACCTCGCGGCGTCGCGGGACGCCGAGCAGCGTTTCGGGAGGAAGATCCCGGGATTGATGTACTTCCACATCCCCACCTACGAGCACCGCGACATGTGGTACGGCGGGCCCGCCAACCACGCCGAGATCAACCACATCAAGGCGAGGGACGCTTTCCGGATTGATGGGGTGAAAAACGAGGACGTCTATTACGGCGCGTTCAACTCCGGTATCTACGCGGCCGTGCGCGACCGGGGTGACGTGCTGGGAATCTACTGCGGCCACGACCACATCAACACCTATGCGGGCGACTACTTCGGGGTTGAGCTGGGGTACTGCCCGGGGACGGGGTTCGCCCCGTACGGCCTTGCCGACGGCACCCGGTTGCAGCACACCCTCCGCGGCGCGCGCGTGTTCGACCTGAACGAGGCCTCCGACCGCGTCTATGAGTCGACGCGCCTCGTCTTCGCCAAAGACTTCGGGCTGGACATGCGCCCCGCCAAGATGCCTATCGACGCCCCCGCGGCGCTGCCGGAGTACGTCACGCTACCCCGCGCGTAG
- a CDS encoding GNAT family N-acetyltransferase, whose amino-acid sequence MLHPLIVGRPGTPDAEAAIASYVFSATLAIQDITGLAASGVSAPHVSKRLEGSAESQSMLFALSSRPAPRPLGELGYPVVGPDDALDVEAWVFVSLPLLEDLSIIEAHVTLDASIAPLPGEPIPAQPWHSALSLVDALSTALSRPTRHVWVTGAAPAALPERGYAAAFTETQAVLAVPACSGPTDVVHDMDVSPADRHGLQHVLTSSSRDYPRGGLVMDTVAWDDARLGSAAARLLDRGGAQVTALARDAQGQVVGMAEIVHYSSDSEHLCELGLVYVLPGHRRTGHAARMLRSAFAAARERWPAVDTAYVSYPANDPAAEALAGALGAREVSSTTAWQRLE is encoded by the coding sequence GTGCTGCACCCGCTGATCGTCGGCCGCCCCGGCACCCCCGACGCCGAGGCGGCCATCGCGTCCTACGTCTTCTCCGCAACGCTCGCTATCCAGGACATCACGGGGCTCGCCGCCTCCGGGGTGAGCGCCCCGCACGTCTCCAAGCGGCTCGAAGGCTCCGCCGAGTCGCAGTCCATGCTCTTTGCGCTCAGTTCGCGCCCCGCCCCGCGCCCGCTCGGCGAGCTCGGCTACCCCGTCGTCGGCCCCGACGACGCCCTTGATGTCGAGGCCTGGGTCTTCGTCTCGCTGCCGCTGCTCGAAGATCTCTCCATCATCGAAGCGCACGTTACCCTCGACGCCTCCATCGCACCTCTGCCTGGCGAGCCCATCCCGGCCCAGCCGTGGCACTCCGCCCTTTCGCTTGTCGACGCCCTGTCGACCGCCCTGTCCCGACCCACCCGTCACGTGTGGGTCACCGGCGCCGCCCCCGCAGCGCTGCCCGAGCGCGGTTACGCCGCCGCCTTCACAGAAACCCAAGCGGTCCTCGCCGTCCCCGCGTGCTCGGGCCCGACCGATGTCGTCCACGACATGGACGTCTCCCCCGCCGACCGCCACGGCCTTCAGCACGTACTCACCTCCTCGTCGCGCGATTACCCACGCGGCGGCCTCGTCATGGACACCGTCGCGTGGGATGACGCGCGGCTGGGCTCCGCCGCCGCGCGCCTGCTCGACCGCGGCGGCGCCCAAGTGACGGCGCTCGCGAGGGACGCGCAGGGGCAGGTCGTGGGCATGGCCGAAATCGTGCACTACTCCTCCGACTCAGAGCACCTGTGCGAGCTGGGGCTCGTCTACGTCCTGCCCGGGCACCGGCGCACAGGCCACGCGGCGCGGATGCTGCGCTCGGCTTTCGCCGCCGCCCGCGAACGCTGGCCCGCGGTGGACACGGCCTACGTGTCCTACCCTGCTAACGACCCGGCGGCCGAGGCCCTCGCGGGCGCGCTGGGCGCGCGCGAAGTGTCCTCGACGACCGCGTGGCAGCGCCTCGAGTAA
- a CDS encoding N-acetylmannosamine-6-phosphate 2-epimerase: protein MTFAFTTSTVDERRREIITAVRKRLIVSVQAPDGHPMRDTHTLTRVAMACVAGGSPAIRCGGYGGIEDIRSIAEAVDVPVFGLTKEGSEGVYITPTRRSVIDVIRAGAAVVCADATDRPRPDGSGFVDLVEVAHGEGAPIMADCATPDDVRRAVDAGADIVSTTLAGYTAERPATAGPDFDMIRRGRELAGPDVFLIGEGRFATPADVAHGIHAGADAVIVGTAVTDPASITARFGALLF from the coding sequence ATGACATTCGCCTTTACCACCTCAACGGTGGATGAGCGCAGGCGGGAGATCATCACCGCGGTGAGAAAGCGCCTCATCGTTTCGGTGCAGGCGCCCGACGGGCACCCGATGCGCGACACACACACCCTCACCAGGGTCGCCATGGCGTGCGTGGCTGGGGGCTCACCGGCGATCCGCTGCGGCGGCTACGGCGGGATCGAGGACATCCGCTCCATCGCTGAGGCCGTTGACGTGCCCGTGTTCGGGCTGACGAAGGAGGGCTCCGAGGGCGTCTACATCACCCCCACCCGCCGTTCCGTCATCGACGTGATCCGCGCCGGGGCCGCGGTCGTGTGCGCTGACGCGACCGATCGGCCGCGCCCAGACGGCTCGGGCTTCGTGGACCTGGTGGAGGTGGCCCACGGTGAGGGGGCGCCGATCATGGCTGACTGCGCGACGCCGGACGACGTCCGCCGTGCCGTCGATGCCGGGGCGGATATCGTCTCCACCACCCTTGCTGGGTACACCGCCGAGCGACCCGCGACGGCGGGCCCCGACTTCGACATGATTCGGCGGGGCCGCGAGCTCGCGGGGCCGGACGTCTTCCTTATCGGCGAGGGCCGCTTTGCCACCCCGGCAGACGTAGCCCATGGCATCCACGCCGGTGCCGACGCCGTCATTGTTGGCACCGCCGTCACGGACCCGGCATCGATCACGGCGCGGTTTGGGGCGCTCCTGTTTTAG
- the hflX gene encoding GTPase HflX produces the protein MTQSSFPSTPARSNSAVYRPAPDEASHDELLKQAFRHNAPQPASRQRAGEPTVGALDLEERNSLRRVSRETEVRSEDTQDGYEVEYRKLRLEQVILVGVWTEGTTAEVEATMNELAALAETAGARVIDLLYQKRDRPDPGTYIGSGKVKELKGIVTASGADTVIFDGELSPGQMVALEEALNTKVIDRTMLILDIFAQHAKSREGKAQVSLAQMEYLYTRTRGWGGQLSRQAGGRAGSNGGVGLRGPGETRIEADRRRLRTDMAKLRHELRDMKTAREIKRARRQRSTTPKIAIAGYTNAGKSSLINAMTNAGVLVEDALFATLDPSTRRAQLADGRSVVLTDTVGFVRHLPTQLVEAFKSTLEEVTNADLLLHVVDGSDPFPLKQVEAVNTVLADVTRDTGETIPPEIIVVNKVDQADPVVLAELRHTFDRSGHDVVFVSALTGEGISELEAKIEMFLNSVEAHVQLRVPFTRGDIISRLHEQGTVRSESYDSTGTLIDVRLPRIIADQYAEFVVR, from the coding sequence ATGACTCAATCTTCCTTCCCCTCCACGCCCGCCCGTTCTAACTCGGCTGTGTATCGCCCGGCCCCGGATGAGGCGAGCCACGACGAACTGCTGAAGCAGGCCTTCCGCCACAACGCCCCGCAACCCGCCTCCCGCCAGCGTGCGGGCGAGCCGACGGTCGGCGCCCTTGACCTGGAGGAGCGCAACTCGCTGCGCCGGGTTTCGCGCGAGACCGAGGTGCGCTCCGAAGACACCCAAGACGGCTACGAGGTTGAGTACCGAAAGCTCCGCCTCGAGCAGGTCATCCTGGTGGGAGTGTGGACAGAGGGAACCACCGCCGAGGTCGAGGCCACGATGAACGAGCTCGCGGCGCTCGCCGAGACCGCGGGCGCGCGCGTGATCGACCTGCTGTACCAGAAGCGCGACCGGCCCGACCCCGGCACCTACATCGGCTCCGGCAAGGTGAAGGAGCTCAAGGGCATCGTCACCGCCTCGGGCGCTGACACCGTCATCTTCGACGGCGAGCTATCGCCCGGCCAGATGGTGGCTCTCGAGGAAGCGCTGAACACCAAGGTCATCGACCGCACAATGCTTATCCTCGATATTTTCGCCCAGCACGCGAAGAGCCGCGAGGGCAAGGCGCAGGTCAGCCTCGCGCAGATGGAGTACCTCTACACCCGCACCCGCGGCTGGGGTGGCCAGCTGTCGCGCCAGGCTGGCGGCCGCGCCGGCTCCAACGGCGGCGTGGGCCTGCGCGGGCCCGGTGAGACCCGCATCGAGGCGGACCGCCGTCGCCTGCGAACGGACATGGCCAAGTTGCGCCACGAGCTGCGTGACATGAAGACCGCCCGCGAGATTAAGCGCGCGCGTCGCCAGCGCTCGACCACGCCGAAGATCGCCATCGCCGGCTACACCAACGCCGGGAAGTCCTCGCTGATCAACGCGATGACCAACGCCGGCGTGCTCGTCGAGGACGCCCTTTTTGCTACCCTGGACCCCTCGACGCGGCGCGCCCAGCTCGCGGACGGGCGCAGCGTGGTGCTCACCGACACCGTCGGCTTCGTGCGCCACCTGCCGACTCAGCTCGTCGAGGCGTTCAAGTCCACGCTCGAGGAGGTCACCAACGCCGACCTTTTGCTGCACGTCGTCGACGGTTCGGACCCCTTCCCGCTGAAGCAGGTCGAGGCCGTCAACACGGTGCTGGCCGACGTGACCCGCGATACCGGGGAGACCATCCCGCCGGAGATCATCGTGGTGAACAAGGTGGATCAGGCCGATCCGGTGGTGCTGGCGGAGCTGCGCCACACCTTCGACCGTTCCGGCCACGACGTCGTGTTCGTCTCCGCTCTGACCGGCGAGGGTATTTCGGAGCTGGAGGCCAAGATCGAGATGTTCCTCAATTCGGTCGAGGCCCACGTCCAGCTGCGCGTCCCCTTCACCCGCGGCGACATCATCAGCCGCCTCCACGAGCAGGGCACGGTGCGCTCCGAGTCCTACGACTCGACGGGCACGCTTATCGACGTCCGACTCCCGCGCATCATCGCCGACCAGTACGCCGAGTTCGTCGTGCGCTAG
- a CDS encoding N-acetylglucosamine-6-phosphate deacetylase, translating to MTAHHPTAVVGSLITPFGERASARIEFDTHITAVTPLEPTEAERRDHSRLTWVPGFVDLHNHGGNLGAFPTGTDKECVAAAEFHHRAGTTTLLASLVSATRDEACRQSAVLARLVRRGLIAGIHMEGPFVSPAKCGAQDPACVIPGDPEYLRAVIDAADGALAAITLAPETANFEELTDICAAEDIIIGLGHTSADYDTTCAAIDYASSRGATVTATHLFNAMPPLNHRAPGPVGALVNASRRGAVSVELIADGVHLHDATVDAVLSDNAFAVSDAMEAAGMPDGSYRLGHLDVTVSGGVARIATGSIAGGTSTLAEQFARFAGRHGGPQAVRFTSTNAARVLGRGTPGDRGDIVPGARADLVGLDERRRPVRVIRGGVELSI from the coding sequence ATGACGGCACACCACCCCACAGCGGTCGTCGGCTCACTCATCACCCCCTTCGGGGAGCGTGCGTCCGCCCGCATCGAGTTTGACACGCACATCACCGCGGTGACCCCCCTGGAACCCACCGAGGCCGAGCGGCGGGATCACTCAAGGCTGACCTGGGTGCCAGGTTTCGTGGACCTGCATAACCACGGCGGGAACCTGGGCGCCTTCCCTACCGGGACCGACAAGGAATGCGTGGCCGCGGCGGAGTTTCATCACCGCGCCGGGACGACAACGCTGTTGGCGAGCCTCGTCTCGGCCACGCGCGACGAAGCCTGCCGCCAATCGGCAGTGCTAGCCCGCCTCGTGCGCCGCGGCCTCATCGCGGGTATTCACATGGAGGGCCCCTTCGTCTCCCCCGCCAAGTGTGGCGCGCAGGACCCCGCGTGCGTTATCCCTGGCGACCCCGAATATCTGCGTGCGGTCATCGACGCCGCGGACGGCGCCCTCGCTGCAATCACGCTCGCGCCCGAGACCGCGAACTTCGAGGAACTCACGGACATCTGTGCCGCCGAGGACATCATCATCGGCCTCGGCCACACGTCAGCGGATTACGACACCACCTGCGCTGCCATCGACTACGCGTCCTCGCGCGGCGCGACCGTGACGGCAACGCACCTTTTTAACGCTATGCCGCCGCTGAACCACCGCGCCCCTGGTCCCGTCGGCGCGCTCGTGAACGCGTCGCGACGCGGCGCCGTTTCCGTCGAGCTCATCGCCGATGGCGTCCACCTGCACGATGCCACGGTCGACGCGGTCCTCAGCGACAACGCTTTCGCCGTCTCGGACGCTATGGAGGCCGCGGGCATGCCCGACGGGAGCTACCGCCTCGGTCATCTCGACGTGACGGTCTCCGGCGGCGTCGCGCGCATCGCCACTGGCTCCATCGCCGGCGGAACTTCCACTTTGGCCGAGCAGTTCGCCCGCTTCGCCGGGCGCCACGGCGGGCCGCAGGCCGTACGCTTTACCTCGACCAACGCCGCGCGCGTCTTGGGCCGCGGGACCCCGGGAGATCGGGGCGATATCGTGCCCGGCGCCCGCGCGGACCTTGTCGGCCTCGACGAGCGCCGTCGGCCCGTCCGCGTCATCCGGGGCGGGGTTGAGCTGTCGATCTAG
- the dapF gene encoding diaminopimelate epimerase: MIDGTTTVSFLKGHGTENDFVVILDPEDSLDLDAGVVAGLCDRRAGVGGDGLLRVVRRDGRWFMDYRNSDGSVAEMCGNGVRVFAHVLRAHGLVDRDEFEVGTRAGVRAIAVLDHSPGAANVRVEMGPVNVTGVSTARMGAFDFAGLGVDVGNPHLAAVIPGLDAAQLAELELTSPAYDADFFPAGVNVEILTELTDGDVHMRVWERGVGETRSCGTGTVAAARAALADAGIENGTVKVHVPGGALRVDINNGAAVMTGPSRIVARGEVDLAALTPSRS, translated from the coding sequence GTGATTGACGGAACGACAACAGTTTCATTCCTGAAAGGCCACGGCACCGAAAACGACTTCGTGGTCATTCTCGACCCCGAGGACTCCCTCGATCTGGACGCCGGGGTGGTCGCTGGCTTGTGCGACCGCCGCGCCGGCGTCGGAGGCGACGGCCTGCTGCGTGTCGTGCGCCGCGACGGCCGCTGGTTCATGGATTACCGCAACTCCGACGGCTCGGTCGCCGAGATGTGCGGCAACGGGGTGCGCGTCTTCGCCCACGTACTGCGCGCGCACGGCCTCGTCGACCGCGACGAGTTCGAGGTGGGCACCCGCGCCGGGGTCCGTGCGATCGCGGTGCTCGACCACTCGCCGGGGGCGGCGAACGTGCGCGTCGAGATGGGGCCGGTGAACGTGACGGGCGTGTCCACCGCCCGGATGGGGGCCTTTGACTTCGCCGGCCTTGGCGTCGACGTGGGCAACCCCCACCTCGCCGCCGTCATCCCCGGCCTCGACGCCGCGCAGCTCGCCGAGCTGGAGCTCACCAGCCCCGCCTACGACGCGGATTTCTTCCCCGCTGGAGTCAACGTGGAGATCCTCACTGAGCTGACAGACGGAGATGTGCACATGCGGGTGTGGGAGCGTGGAGTCGGGGAGACACGCTCGTGCGGCACCGGCACCGTCGCCGCCGCGCGCGCCGCGCTTGCCGACGCCGGGATTGAAAACGGCACCGTCAAGGTCCATGTGCCCGGCGGGGCGCTGCGGGTCGACATCAACAACGGCGCGGCGGTGATGACTGGCCCGTCGCGCATCGTCGCGCGCGGCGAGGTCGACCTCGCCGCGTTGACCCCCTCTCGGAGTTAG